From a region of the Acinetobacter calcoaceticus genome:
- a CDS encoding PaaI family thioesterase, with translation MKNPMEMTGLEFLQAMIDGHIPAASISKTIPMQPTEISEGSVTFKAQADHNHLNPLGGVHGGFAATVLDSVTGCAVHTMLPAGVGYGTIDLNVKMCRPIPKNHPLIAIGKVINLSKNLGISEGKVIDEEGKLYAYATATCMIIRP, from the coding sequence ATGAAAAATCCGATGGAAATGACTGGTCTTGAATTTTTACAAGCGATGATTGATGGCCATATTCCAGCAGCAAGTATTAGTAAAACCATACCTATGCAACCTACTGAAATTTCAGAAGGGTCTGTTACTTTTAAAGCCCAAGCAGATCATAATCATCTAAATCCGCTAGGCGGCGTACATGGTGGCTTTGCTGCTACAGTTTTAGACTCTGTGACTGGCTGTGCAGTACATACGATGTTACCTGCGGGTGTAGGCTACGGAACAATCGATCTTAACGTAAAAATGTGTCGCCCTATTCCAAAGAACCACCCTTTAATTGCGATAGGTAAAGTCATTAATTTAAGTAAAAACTTAGGAATTTCCGAAGGAAAGGTTATTGATGAGGAAGGTAAACTGTATGCTTATGCAACAGCGACCTGCATGATTATTCGCCCATAA
- a CDS encoding DMT family transporter, producing the protein MLLKIALVMVAFAANSVLCRLALTEHHIDPMSFSLIRVVSGAVVLLGIFLYSKTSQTHVQWNFKNAFFLAVYVLAFSCAYLQIDAGIGALLLFGVVQLTMVLYGYWHGEQIGMYRGIGLCIALAGMIVLLLPGTHAPHWKYALLMMLSGLAWAGYSIAGRNMTQPVGSTLANFILAVPIVLLANILLNQERYIDLQGWVLAILSGGVTSSGAYVVWYAILKHIDRVTASTVQLSVPCLAILGGNLFVNEAVTGRVILSSFMVLFGIFLVIYMMPKKGKV; encoded by the coding sequence ATGCTTTTAAAAATTGCACTTGTAATGGTGGCTTTTGCGGCAAATTCTGTGTTGTGCCGTTTGGCTTTAACAGAGCATCATATCGACCCAATGAGTTTTAGCTTAATACGAGTAGTGAGTGGTGCAGTTGTTTTATTGGGAATATTTTTATATTCAAAAACGTCTCAAACTCATGTTCAATGGAATTTTAAGAACGCATTTTTTCTAGCAGTTTATGTTTTAGCATTTTCTTGTGCCTATCTTCAAATAGATGCAGGTATAGGCGCTTTACTATTATTTGGTGTCGTGCAACTTACCATGGTGCTCTACGGTTATTGGCATGGCGAACAAATTGGCATGTACCGTGGTATTGGTTTATGCATAGCTTTAGCAGGCATGATTGTTTTGCTATTACCTGGTACTCACGCACCTCATTGGAAGTATGCTTTGCTTATGATGCTGTCTGGTTTGGCATGGGCTGGATACAGCATTGCTGGCCGTAACATGACACAACCTGTTGGCAGCACATTGGCAAATTTTATATTGGCTGTACCAATCGTTTTGTTGGCAAATATATTGCTTAATCAAGAGCGGTATATTGATTTGCAGGGTTGGGTGTTAGCAATTTTGTCTGGTGGTGTGACTTCAAGCGGGGCTTATGTAGTTTGGTATGCAATTTTGAAGCATATTGATCGAGTGACGGCCAGTACCGTGCAGTTGAGTGTGCCATGTTTGGCAATTTTAGGTGGAAATCTATTTGTGAATGAAGCTGTAACAGGGCGAGTTATTTTGTCTAGTTTTATGGTTTTGTTTGGAATTTTTCTGGTTATTTATATGATGCCCAAGAAAGGCAAAGTATAG